Sequence from the Longimicrobium sp. genome:
GGGGCTGAAGGGGGAGGTGCGCTCCGCCTCGGGGCTCACCGGGGGGCGCGCCCGGCGCCTGTGGGAGAACGGGCCGCGGCTGCTGGGCCCGCGCGTGACCGAGACGCTGGCCCGCGCCATCGCCACCCTGGAGGTGAACGCGGCGATGGGGCTGATCGTGGCCGCCCCCACCGCCGGCGCCGCGGGGGTGCTCCCCGCCGTGCTGGCCACCATGGACGAGGCCGCCGAGCTGGGCGAGGACCGGCTGGTGGACGCCATGCTGGTGGCCGGCGGGGTGGGCGGGGTGATCGCCCACCGCGCCTCGCTCGCCGGGGCGGAGGGCGGCTGCCAGGCGGAGACGGGGACGGCGGCCGCCATGTCGTCGGCTGCCGTGGTGTGGCTGCACGGGGGGACGAACCAGCAGGTGGCCACGGGGGTGGCGCTCACGCTGCAGGGGATGCTGGGGCTCATCTGCGACCCGATCGGCGGGCTGGTGGAGATCCCCTGCATCTACCGCAACGCCTCGGCGGCCATGCAGGCGATCGCGGGGGCCGAGATGGCGCTGGCGGGGCTGGACTTTCCCGTGACGGCCGACGAGGTGATCGACGTGATGGGCGAGGTGGGGCGCCGCATGCCCTCCGCCTACCGCGAGACGGCCATGGGCGGCCTGGCCGCCACCGCCTCGGCCCGGCGCCTGGTGCAGATCAAGCCGTCGTCGAAGCCGTCGGGGATCAGCCGGTAGGGGAAGTGCCCAGGGCCCAGGACCAGGGCGGGTGAACCCGCGGCAACAACGGCGAAAAGCCCGCCTGCGCGGGCTCCTGCGGCGCGGTCCGCGGGCTCGGCGCGGGAGGGCGGGCTCCGGACCGGCAGGAGAGGTCTCGTCCGCCGGGGGAACTGGCTGGCTGTCCCCTGTACCCTGTTTCCTGCGGTTGCGTGAGGGATGCGCGCCCGGAGGGCCGGGACGGCGCCGCCACAGGGGTATCGTGGCGGCGGCGGCCCGGCGCGGTTGGGCACGGTGGTATCGTGCCCTACCGCGCGCGCAGCCCGGCCCGGAGCGCAGCGGAGGGACACGCCCAAGACCGCAGTGCGAAGTGCTGAGTGCGAAGTGCGAAGTGCGCCGGACCGGCCACGGCTCGTCTCGGGAAGCGGTTCTTGACATGACTCCGGGACGGCGCGAGGGGGGTGGACAGGAGGCCGCCGGGGTGAAACTTTACGCCGGAGGGTGCCGTACGCCCCCGGCCGAACGACGATGGGGATGGTCTCGACCCTGATCCTGCTGGTGGTGCTGGCCTACCTCGCCCGCTGGGTCGCCACCGGCTGGGGCGAGCGGGGGCGCACCGAGATCGAGGCGCGCCACACGCACGAGATCGCCCGCCTCCGCGAGGAGATGGACCAGCTCCAGGCCCAGGTGCTGCGCCTGACCGACGAGCAGTCGTTCCTGACCCGCCTCCTCGCCGAGGGGAGGGCTCCCCCCGCGGGCGAGCCCCTCCCGCCTGGGGCGGCGGCCCCCGACGCAACGAACCCGGAGAGCTCCTGAATCATGGTCACCCGCGAAGACGTCGAGAGCTTCCTGCTCCGCACGGGGCTGGAGAGCGAGGAGGTGGGGGAGGGGATGTGGCTGGTGCGCGGCGGCGGCGGCGAGACTTCCGCGCCCCTGGTGGTGCACTACTCGCCCCCGGTGCTGGTCTTCCGGCTCAAGGTGATGGACGTGCCCGACGACGAGCAGCAGTGCACGGGCCTGTTCCGCAAGCTGCTCCAGCTCAACGCCGCCGACCTGATGCACGCGGCGTACGCGCTGGAGGAGAACGACGTGATCCTCACCGAGAGCCTCCCGGTGGAGAACCTGGACTACAACGAGTTCCAGGCCACCATCGACTCGTTCCAGATGGCGCTGGCCACGCACCTGGAGGTGCTGGCCCCGTTCCGCGAGTGCCGCGAGCCGCAGCCGGCCTCCGCCGCCCAGGCCTGAACCCCACCCGAGCCGAGAACATGGGGATCTTCGACAGACTGTCGCGAATGATCCGGTCGAACCTGAACGACCTGATCGCCCGGGCCGAGAACCCGGAGAAGATGCTGAACCAGGTGATCGACGACATGCGCAACCAGCTCGCGCGCGCGCGGCAGGAGGTTGCGGTTGCGATCGCCGACGCGGCCAAGCTGAAGAAGCAGGTCGACGACGAGCAGAAGCAGGCGACCGACTGGGAGCAGCGCGCCATGCTGGCCGTGCGCCAGGGCCGCGACGACCTGGCCCGCCAGGCGTTGCTGCGGCACAAGGAGCACGCCGAGCGCGCCGTGGCCCTGCACGAGACCTGGCAGCGCCACCAGGAAGACACCGAGAAGCTGCGCGACGCGCTCCGCCAGCTCTCGGAGAAGATCCAGGAGGCGCAGCGCAAGAAGAACCTGCTGATCGCCCGGCAGAAGCGGGCGCAGGCGCAGCGGCGCATCCACGAGACGATGTCGGGCCTCTCCGACTCGTCGGCGTTCGAGGCGTTCGACCGCATGGCCGAGCGCATCGAGCAGAACGAGCGGATGGCGGTGGCGGCGGCCTCGGTGACCGAGGAGCTGACGGGCGACAGTCTGGAGCGCGAGTTCAAGGCGCTGGAGTCGAGCGCGGGCGACGACGTGGACTTCCGGCTGCTGGAGATGAAGCAGCAGCTGGGCATCCTCCCGCCCCCCGCGGCCCCCGAGCAGCGGCAGCTCTCCGCCGGCAACGGCGCCCAGGAGGAGTCGGCCCCCGCCCCCGCGGCGGCGGCCGCCTCGCCCGCCGGGGCCGGGGGAACGGGCGGCGCCGACCGCATCCACGAGGCCGAGCTGCTGGAGGAGTTCGAGGCGCTGGAGGAGGAGGAGCGCGGCCGGGCGTAGCCCCCTGCTCCCGCGCTCCGAAGACGAGCCCCTCTCCCGGACGTCCGGGGGAGGGGCTCGTTCATGGCCCATGATCGACGAGGCTAGTCGTCGTAGTGGGCACGTGCCGTCAGGAAGTCCACGACTTCATCCGTGACCCGGTACACGACCCGGTGTTCCGCGGTGAGTCTCCGAGACCAGCAGCCGCGGTACTGGTGCCGCGGTACTGGTACTGCATCGGCTCCGGTTTTCCGATTCCTTCGAACGGATCGCGAAGTGTTTCCCGGACGATTCGGATGAGACGCCTCGCCAGCTCCAGGTCTGTTTCCAACCAGTACTCGACATCTTCGAAGAACTGATCGCCGGCGAGCAGCCGGCGCCGGCGCGGGTCAGGGCGAGGAGGTACTGCCGCTCGCTTATTCTTCCTCGCCAAGGCCCAGCTCGGCGCTGAGTCGGGCCAGAGGGAACGGCCGGCTCCGTCCTGCGAGGGATCTCTCCAGCGCGAGCTGGAGCCGCCGCGCCGTCTCCGGGTTGCTCAGCAGGTACTCCGTGTCGTTGCGCGAGCGGAGGCGACGGATGCCCCGGTCGTGGTGGAAGGTCCGCCCGTGCGACGCCCTCCGTGTCTGCCCCAGCCGCATGCGTCTCCTCTCGCCGGACATGCTCGGATCAGCCTCGGAACGGGTGAACCCTAAATGCGCCTGCGGGACGGCGTCAAGCGCTCTATTCACTTCCCCGCCACATTGGTTCCACGGCTGGCGCGAAGCGGACTTTGGGGCGCACTGGCACGCCGCCGTGCGTACATGAAGCGATCTATCGCAAGATGTGCCCCAGATCCCGGGTGGACTCGGATCGGGTCCTCGGCCCGGAGCTTTCCCGAACCGCCCCGCCGCGCTAGGTTCCGCGGGGTGAAGCCGTTCCACCGCGTGCCCGGCCCGATGACCGCGCGAGACCCGTCGCAGAGCCGACCCTCCCCGTACGGGGTGCTGATCGCGGCGATCTTCGCCGTGCTGCTGCTGCTGTTCGTCTACAGCGTGGCCGACGTGCTGCTGCTGGTGTTCCTGGCGGCGCTCTTCTCGCTGTTCCTGGGGGCGATCAGCGAGTTCCTGGAGGAGCGCTTCCACTTCCCCCGGCCGCTGGGGATCCTGGCGGCGGTGGTGTTCACGGCGCTCCTGGCCACGGGGATCGGCTGGCTGATCGTGCCGCCGGTGCTGCGGCAGACGCAGGCGCTGCTCAGCGCCCTCCCCGCGCAGGCGCAGATGTGGGTGCAGGGCCTGCGCGACCTGGCGGGCCGCTACCCGCTGCTCGCCTCCATCATGCCGCCGGACGAGATCGACCGGCAGCTGCAGGGGCTGGTCTCGAACGCGGGGAACTACTTCGCCGGCGTCTTCACCTTCGCCTTCAACAGCCTGCACGCGGCGATCAACATCATCAGCGTGCTGGTGATGGGCATCTACATGGCGATCCGCCCCGAGGTGTACCGCGAGGGGCTGATCGGGCTGGCGCCGCCGGTGCACCGCGAGCTGGTGCGCGACATCCTGGCCGACCTGGGCCGGTCCTTGCGCGCGTGGATCGGCGGCCAGATCATCGCCATGTTCTTCCTGGGGACCCTCACCTGGATCGGGCTGGTGCTGCTGGACGTTCCCTTCGCGCTGGCGTTCGGGGTGTTCACCGGCGTGGCGGTGATGGTGCCGTTCTTCGGCACCCTGGTGTCCACGCTGCTCCCGGCGATCTTCGTGCTGGGCTCGGGCGGGGTGGTGAAGGCGCTGCTGGTGATCCTGCTGGGCGTGCTGATCCACCTGGTGGAGGCCAACTTCGTTCACCCGCTCATCATGGAGCGGCGGGTGCACATCCCGCCGGTGCTCTCCATCCTGAGCGTGCTGGTGATGGCCGAGCTGCTGGGGGCGGTGGGCCTGCTGGTGGCCGTCCCCGTGGTGGCCACGCTGATGGTGATCACCCGGCGCATCTACGTGCACCGCCTGCTGGAGGGGAAGGGCTTCCGCCGCTTCGTGCGCGACGCCCCCACCGAGGTCCGCCTCCCCGAGGGCGCCGCGCGCGTGGAGCCCGGCCGGATCAGCATCCCCGCGATCCTGGAGGAGGCTGGGGCGGCGCCGAGGTAGTCCTGAGTCCTTAGTGTTTTAGTGCTTAGTCCTTAGTCACGCGAAAGCCACTAAGGACTAAGCACTAAGGACTAAAACACTGTCTTTCCCGCACTCACGCACTTTCCCGATATGTACCACGAGCTGGGCGACTACACGTACCTGGTGCTCGCCGAGGGGCTCTTCGGCCCGCAGACGAGCAAGACGGCCAACAGCGCGGTGCGCTACCTCCCCGACCGCATCGTGGCGGTGGTGGACTCGCGCCACGCCGGGCGCACGGTGGGCGAGGTGCTCGGCTTCGGCGGGGAGACGCCGGTGCTGGCGAGCGTCGAGGAGGGGCTCTCGCTCGGCGCCACGGCTCTCCTGATCGGCATCGCGCCGCAGGGCGGGCAGCTCCCGGACGACTGGCGGCCGGCGCTGCGGCGCGCCATCGACGCCGGGCTGCACCTGGTGAGCGGGCTGCACTTCCACCTGGGCGACGACGCCGAGTTGCGCGAGCGGGCGGCCCGCGGCGGGGTGCGCATCCACGACCTGCGCCGGCCGCCGCCGGACCTGCCGGTCTCCACGGGGAAGGCGCGGCTGGTGGACGCGCTGGTGGTGCACACCGTGGGCACCGACTGCAACATCGGGAAGATGACGGCGGGGCTGCAGATCCGCGACGCGCTGGTGCGCAAGGGCGCGCGCGTGGGCTTCGCGGCCACGGGGCAGACGGGGATCCTGATCGAGGGGTGGGGGATCGCGGTGGACGCCGTGGTGGCCGACTTCGTGGGCGGGGCGGCGGAGCGGCTGGTGCTGCGCGCGGCCGAGGGGAGCGACGTGGTGCTGGTGGAGGGGCAGGGCTCGCTGGTGCACCCGGGGTACTCGGGGGTCACGCTGGGGCTCCTGCACGGGTCGATGCCCGACGCCCAGATCCTCTGCCACCAGCCCACGCGCGCCTGCCCGTTCAGCTACGCGGGGAACTACACCTGGATGCGCCTCCCCGACGTGCCGGAGATGATCCGCATCTGCGAGGGCGCCATCGCCCCCCTGCGCGAGTCGCCGGTGATCGGGATCGCGCTGAACACCTGGGACCTGGACGACGCCGCCGCGCGCGACGCCGTCCTGCGCGTCCAGGACCAGACGGGGCTGCCGGCCACCGACCCCGTGCGCTTCGACCCGGCGCCGCTAGCGGACGCCATCCTGGCCGCGCGCGAGCGGAAGCTGGCCGCCCGCGCGGGCGCGGCGGTGGAGTGAGCGGCCATTTCGGCACCTTGCCGCCAGCCGCCGCTCCGCTCATTGTTGTGCATGCCCAGCCGACACGCTCCCGCCGTGGCACCAGCCGCTCCCCCGCGCTCACCACTCCGCTCCCTGCCGAAGCCGCACCTCCGCGACCTCGTTGCGGACGTGCAGCGGCTCGGGAGGGAGCTGTCAGCGCTGCCGGGTGGTGGCGATCCGATCTGCCACGCTCGCTCGGTCGCCCTCCAGGCGCTGGTCTCGTTCTGGGAAGAGCACCGGGCGGGCGGGATGGCACCGGCGCGGATACTCCCCTGCCCGGTGCGGGTCGGGCACCCCGGAGACGAGGCCGCCAGGCTGGCCGCCGCCTTCGGGAGCATCGCCGCGCGGCTTCCCCACTCGCTCTCCGGCTACCTGCTGAGTTCGCTGTACGCCTCGCTCCTTCCCGAATCGCTGCGGGCGGAGCAGGGCGTCTTCTTCACCCCGCCCCCGCTCGTCAGCCGCCTGCTGGACCTCGTCGAGGCCGCCGGCGTGGACTGGTCCACGGCGAAGGTCCTGGACCCTGCGGCTGGCGGCGGCGCCTTCCTCGCCCCCGTGGCGGCACGGATGGAGCAGAGCCTGCTCCACCGCGGCGCCGGCTCGGCCGACATCCTGGACCACGTGGCCCATCACCTCTTTGGGCTGGAACTGGACCCGTTCTCCACCTGGGTCGCTCACGTCCTGCTGGAGACGGTGCTGTGGGAGCACTGCGAGCGCGAGGGACGGAGGATCCCGGGGCCAACGTTGGCTGGAGACGCGCTCCAGGTCCCCGATGACTGGAGGGGGCGCTTCGACCTGGTGATCGGGAACCCGCCGTACGGCCGGGTCACGCTGCGGGACGACGTCCGGGAGCGCTTCTCCCGCACCCTGTACGGCCACGCCAACCTCTACGGACTCTTCACGGACCTCGCGGCGCGTCTGGCGAAGCCCGGCGGGGTCATCGGTTACGTGACCCCCACCTCGTTCCTCGGCGGGCTCTATTACAAGAAGCTGCGGAGCTTCCTGG
This genomic interval carries:
- a CDS encoding PspA/IM30 family protein — its product is MGIFDRLSRMIRSNLNDLIARAENPEKMLNQVIDDMRNQLARARQEVAVAIADAAKLKKQVDDEQKQATDWEQRAMLAVRQGRDDLARQALLRHKEHAERAVALHETWQRHQEDTEKLRDALRQLSEKIQEAQRKKNLLIARQKRAQAQRRIHETMSGLSDSSAFEAFDRMAERIEQNERMAVAAASVTEELTGDSLEREFKALESSAGDDVDFRLLEMKQQLGILPPPAAPEQRQLSAGNGAQEESAPAPAAAAASPAGAGGTGGADRIHEAELLEEFEALEEEERGRA
- a CDS encoding AI-2E family transporter, whose protein sequence is MTARDPSQSRPSPYGVLIAAIFAVLLLLFVYSVADVLLLVFLAALFSLFLGAISEFLEERFHFPRPLGILAAVVFTALLATGIGWLIVPPVLRQTQALLSALPAQAQMWVQGLRDLAGRYPLLASIMPPDEIDRQLQGLVSNAGNYFAGVFTFAFNSLHAAINIISVLVMGIYMAIRPEVYREGLIGLAPPVHRELVRDILADLGRSLRAWIGGQIIAMFFLGTLTWIGLVLLDVPFALAFGVFTGVAVMVPFFGTLVSTLLPAIFVLGSGGVVKALLVILLGVLIHLVEANFVHPLIMERRVHIPPVLSILSVLVMAELLGAVGLLVAVPVVATLMVITRRIYVHRLLEGKGFRRFVRDAPTEVRLPEGAARVEPGRISIPAILEEAGAAPR
- a CDS encoding DUF1611 domain-containing protein — protein: MYHELGDYTYLVLAEGLFGPQTSKTANSAVRYLPDRIVAVVDSRHAGRTVGEVLGFGGETPVLASVEEGLSLGATALLIGIAPQGGQLPDDWRPALRRAIDAGLHLVSGLHFHLGDDAELRERAARGGVRIHDLRRPPPDLPVSTGKARLVDALVVHTVGTDCNIGKMTAGLQIRDALVRKGARVGFAATGQTGILIEGWGIAVDAVVADFVGGAAERLVLRAAEGSDVVLVEGQGSLVHPGYSGVTLGLLHGSMPDAQILCHQPTRACPFSYAGNYTWMRLPDVPEMIRICEGAIAPLRESPVIGIALNTWDLDDAAARDAVLRVQDQTGLPATDPVRFDPAPLADAILAARERKLAARAGAAVE
- the sdaAA gene encoding L-serine ammonia-lyase, iron-sulfur-dependent, subunit alpha is translated as MHKSIESLIRDAEESGRPLPRVVLETEAAETGVPPGQIRERVARTVRVMRGAIDEGLKGEVRSASGLTGGRARRLWENGPRLLGPRVTETLARAIATLEVNAAMGLIVAAPTAGAAGVLPAVLATMDEAAELGEDRLVDAMLVAGGVGGVIAHRASLAGAEGGCQAETGTAAAMSSAAVVWLHGGTNQQVATGVALTLQGMLGLICDPIGGLVEIPCIYRNASAAMQAIAGAEMALAGLDFPVTADEVIDVMGEVGRRMPSAYRETAMGGLAATASARRLVQIKPSSKPSGISR
- a CDS encoding YbjN domain-containing protein, with the translated sequence MVTREDVESFLLRTGLESEEVGEGMWLVRGGGGETSAPLVVHYSPPVLVFRLKVMDVPDDEQQCTGLFRKLLQLNAADLMHAAYALEENDVILTESLPVENLDYNEFQATIDSFQMALATHLEVLAPFRECREPQPASAAQA